The Chitinophagales bacterium genome includes a region encoding these proteins:
- a CDS encoding RidA family protein, producing the protein MAKKVIYTDEAPEPIGPYSQAIVANGMLFVSGQVAIDAFSGVVVRDSIEAETKQVMQNIGHILQANDMDYSHIIKTTIFLKDMHDFPKMNEVYGSYFSNQPPARETVEVSCLPKNVSVEISCIAIK; encoded by the coding sequence ATGGCTAAAAAAGTGATTTATACCGATGAAGCTCCAGAACCAATAGGACCATATTCTCAAGCTATTGTAGCAAATGGCATGTTATTTGTTTCTGGTCAAGTTGCAATTGATGCATTCTCTGGTGTAGTAGTAAGAGATAGTATTGAAGCAGAAACAAAACAAGTGATGCAAAACATTGGTCATATCTTACAAGCTAATGATATGGATTATAGTCATATTATAAAAACAACTATTTTTTTAAAGGATATGCATGATTTTCCTAAAATGAATGAAGTTTACGGAAGCTATTTTTCAAATCAACCACCAGCTAGAGAAACTGTAGAAGTAAGTTGTTTACCAAAAAATGTAAGCGTAGAAATATCTTGCATTGCTATAAAATAA
- the uvrB gene encoding excinuclease ABC subunit UvrB: MQFDLQLPFQPAGDQPAAINQLYNGLINNEKEQVLLGVTGSGKTFTIANVIQQIQKPTLVLTHNKTLVAQLYAEFKSFFPNNKVEYFVSYYDYYQPEAYVPATNTYIEKDLSINQEIEKLRLSTTSSLMSGRRDVIVVASVSCIYGLGNPEAYKNQIIKLQVGQTISRNTFLFDLVSILYERTTDEFNRGNFRVIGDTVEIFLPYTDFGYRITFWGDDIETIESFNPENGLTIEKRDNVLIYPASIYLAPKDMLPTIINEIQDELQEHIKYFQSINRFEEAARLEEKTNFDLEMIRELGYCSGIENYSRFFDRRHAGDRPFCLLDYFPDDFLLVVDESHVSIPQVAGMSGGDKSRKQNLVEYGFRLPSALDNRPLNFHEFESLINQAIFVSATPGDYELSKTEGEFVEQVVRPTGLLDPPIVIRPSINQIDDLIHEIHERIKKEERVLVTTLTKRMAEELSKYFKEINIKAKYIHSDVDTMERVEIIKALRIGDFDVLIGVNLLREGLDIPEVSLVAILDADKEGFLRNTRSLTQTAGRAARNANGMVIFYADTITKSMQQTIDETNRRREKQIAYNIAHNITPRTVFKSKEEIISGASILDIREKPIQEEKIKQTAAEPTIEYLSKPEIEKKVAELKRQMQKASKQMDFMEAARLRDEMFEWQKKIE; this comes from the coding sequence ATGCAATTTGATTTACAATTACCATTTCAACCAGCAGGCGACCAGCCAGCAGCAATCAATCAATTGTATAATGGTTTAATTAATAATGAAAAAGAACAAGTATTATTAGGTGTAACTGGCTCTGGAAAAACTTTTACTATTGCCAATGTAATTCAACAAATACAAAAACCAACATTGGTTTTAACACACAACAAAACACTAGTGGCTCAGTTATATGCAGAGTTCAAATCTTTTTTTCCAAACAACAAAGTAGAATATTTTGTGTCGTACTACGATTATTATCAACCAGAAGCATATGTACCAGCAACCAATACTTATATAGAAAAGGATTTATCTATCAACCAAGAAATTGAAAAACTTAGATTAAGTACTACTTCTTCACTAATGAGTGGACGAAGAGATGTTATTGTAGTGGCTTCGGTTTCTTGTATTTATGGCTTGGGAAATCCAGAAGCTTATAAAAATCAAATAATAAAACTACAAGTTGGGCAAACCATTTCTAGAAATACATTTTTATTTGATTTAGTTTCTATTTTATATGAAAGAACTACAGATGAATTCAACAGAGGTAACTTTAGAGTAATTGGTGATACGGTAGAAATATTTTTACCATATACCGATTTTGGTTATCGTATTACATTTTGGGGTGATGATATTGAAACCATAGAATCTTTTAATCCAGAGAATGGTTTAACTATCGAAAAAAGAGACAATGTATTAATATATCCAGCAAGTATATATTTAGCACCAAAAGATATGTTGCCAACCATCATCAACGAAATTCAAGATGAATTACAAGAACACATAAAATATTTTCAAAGCATAAATAGGTTTGAAGAAGCTGCTCGATTAGAAGAAAAAACCAACTTCGATTTAGAGATGATTAGAGAGTTAGGTTATTGTAGTGGTATAGAAAATTATTCGAGATTTTTTGATAGACGACATGCTGGTGATAGACCATTCTGTTTGCTAGATTATTTTCCAGACGATTTTTTATTAGTAGTAGATGAAAGCCATGTAAGCATTCCGCAAGTAGCAGGAATGAGTGGAGGCGATAAAAGTAGAAAGCAAAATTTGGTAGAATATGGTTTTCGTTTGCCATCAGCTTTAGATAATAGACCTTTAAATTTTCATGAGTTTGAATCATTAATTAACCAAGCAATTTTTGTAAGTGCTACGCCAGGCGATTATGAGCTGAGTAAAACAGAAGGCGAATTTGTAGAACAAGTCGTGCGTCCAACAGGTTTGTTAGATCCACCAATTGTTATTCGTCCAAGCATCAACCAAATTGATGATTTAATACATGAAATTCATGAACGCATAAAAAAAGAGGAAAGAGTTTTGGTTACAACACTTACCAAAAGAATGGCAGAAGAGTTATCTAAATATTTTAAAGAAATTAATATAAAAGCTAAATATATACATAGTGATGTTGATACTATGGAAAGAGTAGAAATTATTAAAGCACTACGAATTGGTGATTTTGATGTATTGATAGGTGTAAATTTACTACGAGAAGGTTTGGACATTCCTGAAGTAAGTTTGGTGGCAATTTTAGATGCAGACAAAGAAGGGTTTTTACGCAATACTAGATCGTTGACACAAACGGCTGGTAGAGCTGCAAGAAATGCTAATGGTATGGTTATTTTTTATGCAGATACCATTACCAAAAGTATGCAACAAACCATTGATGAAACCAACAGAAGAAGAGAAAAACAAATAGCATATAATATAGCACACAATATTACACCTAGAACAGTTTTTAAGAGTAAAGAAGAAATTATTAGTGGTGCTTCTATTTTAGACATTAGAGAAAAACCAATACAAGAAGAAAAAATAAAACAAACAGCTGCGGAACCTACGATAGAATATTTATCTAAACCAGAAATTGAAAAGAAGGTTGCCGAACTAAAAAGACAAATGCAAAAGGCAAGTAAGCAAATGGACTTCATGGAAGCTGCTCGACTTCGAGATGAAATGTTTGAATGGCAGAAGAAGATAGAATGA
- a CDS encoding GatB/YqeY domain-containing protein has translation MSIDANINNEIKQAMLAKEEAKLRTLRAIKSAFLLAKTEKGSDGTISEDKEIKVIQKLFNQRKESFDIFTKEGRAELAVKEKEEMDILESYLPKQLSDEELETSVKNIIAQVGATSMQDMGKVMGIASKQLAGKADGGRISAIVKSVLG, from the coding sequence ATGAGTATAGATGCAAATATTAATAATGAGATAAAACAAGCGATGTTGGCTAAAGAAGAAGCTAAACTAAGAACGCTTAGAGCTATAAAATCTGCATTTTTGTTAGCTAAAACAGAAAAAGGTAGCGATGGAACAATTTCTGAAGACAAAGAAATTAAAGTAATTCAAAAATTATTCAATCAAAGAAAAGAGTCGTTTGATATTTTTACTAAAGAAGGAAGAGCAGAGTTAGCCGTGAAAGAAAAAGAAGAAATGGATATTTTAGAGTCGTATTTGCCAAAACAATTAAGCGATGAAGAACTTGAAACATCTGTTAAAAATATTATAGCACAAGTTGGAGCAACCTCTATGCAAGACATGGGAAAAGTAATGGGAATTGCAAGTAAACAACTAGCAGGAAAAGCAGATGGTGGTAGAATTTCTGCTATTGTAAAATCTGTTTTAGGTTAG
- a CDS encoding mechanosensitive ion channel, which produces MNELEIKIVITLSIIGFYIISNLYIKDFIYKTLKKFHFSLERRQLTIKLFSLISGVVGIIFLAAIWGIEKNQIGLFISSALTVLGVAFFAQWSVLSNITSGIIMYFNHPLGIGDNILIEDKDFPIEGIIIDISFFFMHIKTIQGNTITIPNNVVIQKAIKINK; this is translated from the coding sequence ATGAATGAGTTAGAAATAAAGATTGTTATTACTTTATCAATTATTGGATTTTATATTATCTCCAATTTATACATAAAAGATTTTATATATAAAACACTAAAAAAGTTTCACTTTAGCTTAGAAAGAAGACAACTAACCATCAAGTTATTCTCTTTGATTTCTGGTGTTGTTGGCATTATTTTTTTAGCAGCCATTTGGGGAATCGAAAAAAATCAAATTGGTTTATTTATCTCTTCTGCTTTAACTGTACTTGGTGTTGCTTTTTTTGCACAATGGTCCGTTTTATCAAATATTACTTCTGGAATTATAATGTATTTTAATCATCCGTTAGGTATTGGCGATAATATTTTAATTGAAGACAAAGATTTTCCTATAGAAGGTATTATTATAGATATTTCTTTTTTCTTTATGCATATTAAAACTATACAAGGCAATACTATTACCATTCCAAATAATGTAGTAATACAAAAAGCAATTAAAATTAATAAATAA
- a CDS encoding M48 family metallopeptidase has product MLYKTIEVQSLPVPIKVYVEQRNNSRVALTQKNIIIRLPTHISNDEKNKAIKEHIAWAKEKIASKNVYKHQSKSLDFYQNRTFTIYDKVFTITHQFHAKKNQLSYLGDGKILIYLQLTNNENQSVKIIQKLLIRFAQKYFLQKIINKTLQFNQQYFQEDIRSVKLNYTISKWGSCSSKKDIMFSTKLLLLPIHIIDYVIIHELAHLKEMNHSDKFWILVAKAMPDYQTKDKWLSKHGSEFDF; this is encoded by the coding sequence ATGCTATACAAAACCATAGAAGTACAAAGCTTACCTGTTCCAATTAAAGTTTATGTAGAACAGAGAAATAACTCAAGAGTTGCTTTAACTCAAAAAAATATTATCATTCGATTGCCAACTCATATTAGTAATGACGAAAAAAACAAAGCCATTAAAGAACATATTGCTTGGGCAAAAGAAAAAATTGCTTCAAAAAATGTATATAAACATCAAAGCAAATCTTTAGATTTTTATCAAAATCGTACATTTACGATATACGATAAAGTATTTACTATTACACATCAATTCCATGCTAAGAAAAATCAATTAAGTTATCTTGGAGATGGTAAAATTCTTATTTATCTTCAACTTACAAACAATGAAAATCAATCAGTAAAAATTATACAGAAACTATTAATTCGTTTTGCTCAAAAATATTTCTTGCAAAAAATCATCAATAAAACACTACAATTCAATCAACAATATTTTCAAGAAGACATTCGCTCTGTAAAACTCAATTATACTATTTCAAAATGGGGAAGTTGTTCTTCCAAAAAAGACATTATGTTCTCTACAAAACTATTGTTGTTGCCAATACATATTATTGATTATGTAATTATTCATGAATTAGCACATCTAAAAGAAATGAATCACTCTGATAAATTTTGGATTTTAGTTGCTAAAGCCATGCCAGATTATCAAACCAAAGATAAATGGTTGAGCAAACATGGTAGCGAATTTGATTTTTAG
- a CDS encoding oligosaccharide flippase family protein has product MSVVKKLASDTVVYGLSSIIARVINFLFGFLIIKFVTQEEFGIYTNFYAYAGFILIVLTHGMETAFFRFINKEGENKQVFATAFYSVLIAVVLFILFAFGFQNSISNFVKESHLFIQLFALIMSFDALAAIPFAKLRADNRPLQFAFLKILNIVFFIGLCLVFFYNVINVSTITFGWIDNTVSTVSYIFIANLFASLLTLVCLIPKLSAIKFGFNLSLHKKMFVYALPIMLIGLAGMVNQMLDRVIMVHLLPYDDVTNKVQLGIYGFNYKFAMIISMFLQAYRYAAEPIFFKAAQQADNKQVYARTMLFFVICACVIFLLINLFMPIIQQLFLWYSPNAKAYFVGAKIIPILLAAYLCFGMYFQISTWYKIKDKTYIGAIIAIAGAVITIVLNIILVPKLGYIGASITTFVCAFSMLLIGYITEQKYYPIPYNLKRIALYIFTSFALYGLFLLLNQSSSLIISTAIGFVLFTIYLLMIYFLEVKTKSSTSLKKS; this is encoded by the coding sequence TTGAGCGTAGTTAAAAAATTAGCTTCCGACACAGTTGTCTATGGTCTGAGTAGCATCATAGCAAGAGTCATTAATTTTTTGTTTGGTTTTCTAATCATCAAATTTGTAACGCAAGAAGAATTTGGTATTTATACTAATTTTTACGCTTACGCTGGATTTATTTTAATCGTACTAACGCATGGAATGGAAACCGCTTTTTTTCGTTTCATCAACAAAGAAGGAGAAAACAAACAAGTTTTTGCAACTGCTTTTTATAGTGTACTTATTGCTGTTGTGTTGTTTATATTGTTTGCTTTCGGATTTCAAAATAGCATTTCAAATTTTGTAAAAGAATCGCATTTATTTATACAGCTATTTGCTTTAATTATGTCTTTCGATGCATTGGCAGCTATTCCTTTTGCTAAGTTAAGAGCAGACAATCGACCATTACAATTTGCCTTTTTAAAAATATTAAATATTGTATTTTTTATTGGATTGTGTTTAGTTTTCTTCTATAATGTTATTAATGTTTCTACAATTACATTTGGTTGGATTGACAATACAGTATCTACAGTAAGTTATATTTTTATTGCTAATTTATTTGCAAGTTTATTAACTTTAGTTTGTTTAATACCAAAACTCAGTGCTATTAAATTTGGATTTAATCTATCACTACACAAAAAAATGTTTGTTTATGCTTTGCCAATTATGCTTATTGGTTTAGCAGGAATGGTTAATCAAATGTTAGACAGAGTGATTATGGTACATCTTTTACCTTATGATGATGTAACGAACAAAGTTCAATTAGGTATTTATGGTTTCAACTACAAATTTGCTATGATTATCAGTATGTTTTTACAAGCATATCGATATGCAGCAGAACCAATATTTTTTAAAGCAGCACAACAAGCAGATAATAAACAAGTGTATGCCAGAACGATGTTGTTTTTTGTTATTTGTGCTTGTGTTATTTTCTTGTTGATTAATCTGTTTATGCCAATTATACAACAACTGTTTTTATGGTATTCACCAAATGCCAAAGCATATTTCGTTGGAGCTAAAATTATTCCAATACTATTAGCAGCATATTTATGTTTTGGTATGTATTTTCAAATATCTACTTGGTACAAAATAAAAGACAAAACTTATATTGGTGCAATCATTGCTATAGCTGGAGCTGTAATTACTATTGTTTTAAATATTATTCTAGTACCAAAATTAGGATATATTGGAGCATCAATCACTACTTTTGTTTGTGCATTTTCTATGCTGTTAATTGGATATATTACAGAGCAAAAATATTATCCAATTCCATATAATTTAAAACGAATTGCATTGTATATTTTCACTTCATTTGCATTATATGGTTTATTTTTATTGCTCAATCAATCTTCATCACTTATAATAAGTACAGCAATTGGTTTCGTTTTATTTACTATTTATTTGTTAATGATTTATTTCTTAGAAGTAAAAACCAAATCCTCTACTTCTCTTAAAAAATCCTAA